The genomic window AATAGTAAAACATCACACCACCAATATTGATACAGCTTCTAGTGAATTAGTTAGTGGTTCCCTTTCAATGAAAGGAATGCGTTTTCCGCTACATGTAATACTAACTGCATTAACACTATATTTTTTAAATAATTCATCAACAAGAGCCATTTCTCAATTCTTGATGATTAACTCTGGAATTAAAGTATCTCATGTCACGATAGCCAGTTGGACTAATAAATTTGCACCTTTCTTTAAACAAAAGGCTGATAAATTTAAAGCTAGTTTAAACTTACAATCTGACGATTGGCACGCTGATGAAACAGTAGTATTTATTAATGGTGAAAGATACTACCTTTGGTTAGCTATTGATTCAGAAACTAGATTTATTTTAGCATTTCATTTAACTAAATCTAGAAGTTCTGATTCAGCATACGCATTGGTAAATGAAGCTAAAAAATTTGGTGAACCAGCTAATTTTATAACTGATAGATTACCTTCATATAATGAAGCCGTGGCTACGCTATTGCCCAATACAACTCATATTCCTGTAGCTCCAATGTCTAGTGATACAAATAATAATTTAATTGAATCATTTAATAAAACATTTAAAGCCTGGTATAAAACCAAGAAAGGATTCAACTCTTTTCAAAAAGCTAATAACCTTATATATTTATTTATCTTTCACTATAACTTTATTAGACCACATGGATCATTAAATAACTGTACTCCAGCAGAAGTTGCCGGCTTCGCCAGCGATAGCTTTGCTAAAAACTCTTGGTTTTCAGCATCTTAATTAAATTTAATACCTTTGATTAACCTGCAAAAAATCAATGCTATTGTAGGCTTATTTGCCATACAATAAAACATTCAAACTTATATAATTTTCAAAGAGCAAGTAATTCTATGAAAAATCAAGCTATTTTTTCATATCAACTTAACAGATTCAATTTATAATTTTATTATACACTTTTTGAATTTTATTTCAATATTTTTTTATTTTATTTGTAACTTTATTTCTGTAAACAGTAACATGATTTTCTTCTACCTTATAAAAGTATTTACAATTAATCTAATATATATTTAATTTTTAAAATATATTAGACTACATAAAAATAATTTTTGATAATAATACAAAAAGAGGATTCAAATTTTTGAATCCTCTTTTTTAACTAATATTAAATTAATTCTTATATATAAATATCTCTATATGTATTTTTTTAATTCTGACTCAAAGTCATCTGCTGTATTCCTCATACTTTCATATAAACCTCCATCCATAGAAGGAATATTATACTTTTCTATATATCTTTTAATATCTTTCATAAAATCTAAATATCCACTTAAACTATTAGGCATACTTGCTTTAGAATATCCTTTACCACTTAAACCATATTCTTCAGGATTCATAAACTCCTCATAAGCAAAACTTAATCTTAACATCCCACGTCTTTGTTCTGGTGTTGCATTTTCTAATTGTTTTCTCCAGGTTCTATAAACTTCGGTATTTTTTAATGAAAATTTAGGCTAACTTAGATGTTTCATACACAATAATATATATAGAAAATAAAAAATAGGATATGTACCAACTTAATTTTGATACATATCCCTTTATAAATAAAATATTATTTCAATTGTTGAATCATTTCCCTTGTATCTATAAGATGTTCTTCCATAGTATAGAAATCTTCTCTAGCAATACCTAAGAATAATATATCTGTTAATGTTAAAGCAGCTATTCTTGATGATATAGCGCCTAATCTCAATTCTTTTTCTTCATTTGGTAAATATAAAACTATATCTCCAAGCTTAGATAAAGTATTTTTATTATACTTTGTTATTGCAATTGTTTTAGCCCCATTTTCCTTTGCTTTTTTTATACCTAAATTAACTTCTTTAGACTCCCCACCATAGCTTATTCCTAAAGCAACATCACCTGATCCTATGTGTACTGATGATGCTAATTGAATATGTGGATCATTTTGATATACAACTTGTTTATTTATTCTTAAAAGTTTGTATTGAAAATCTATAGCCACTAATCCTGATGCACCTATTCCAAATAAATATATATTTTTTGCATTACATAAAATATCTATAGCACTACTTATTTTTTCTATATTTATTAAATTTAAAGTTTCTTTTATAGTGTTAGTATTAGATTTTCCTATTTTTTTTACTATGGCCTCTGTTGATTCATCTGGCTCTATTGTAATATCTATTTCTTTTTCATTTTCTCCACTATTTCTAGCTAAATCTACCTTTAAAGCTGTAAATCCCTTATACCCTAAACTCTTAGAAAATCTAACTACAGCTGCTGGAGATATATTTGCATTCTTTGCTAACTCTTGAGCTGATAAACTTACTACTTTTTTACTATTATTTAATATATACTCAGCCAATTTTTTTTCAGTATTAGTAAAACTATTAAATCCCTCTTTTATCTTAAATATACAGCTCATAACATTCCCCTTTGTTCCTAAAAATTTTCATTTTTTATAATTTGTAAATAATTATTAATATATATTAATAAAATTTTAATTCCATTTTAACATATCAAATAAAATTAACACAATTCTCTTTTATTATATTTTTAAAATTTAGGATCATATATAAATTTATAATAAATATTGTTATTGTCAATTTTAATCCTTTCATAACTATTTTCATCTAGTCTGTTAAAGAAAATTATATATTTATCATATTTACCATGAAAATAACCACTTACATATTTATCTATAGTATCATAATCTAAATTATCTACATAAGCTTCACTTCTTGATTTAAGTATTTTTCCCCTAAAATCATCTAGTTTAGAACCTTTAAATTTAAAATTTTTATCTATATTTTCAATAGAAGCTTTATACGTAACATCTGCAAAAGTAAAAGCTCCTACTGATGAATATTCCTTTAAACGTGCTGGTTGAATATTAATGCTTAAATCAACATTAATACCTTCATTTTCACTAAAATATTGCATAGCTTCAACATTATCTAATCTACTTAACAATTTTTTTATCTCTTCATTTTCTGAGCTCTCAGTTAATACATCATTTATAAATTTTGTATTTTTTAAATCTATAGAATTCTCGCTAGAAAATGCTTTAACTACTTTCAAACCTTCTAAGTAGTTTTTTGAAATTGCATTATTTCTTCCTTCTAAATCAACTATTTCATAATTATTATCAATATTTATATCTTTAGGTAAAATAATTTTATTTTCTAAAGATTCTCCAGCCTTAGGAATATAGCTATTATAATTTATCCCTTGTTCTGTTTCTGATACTTCTTTTTTTATCCCACACCCTACAATATTTAAACTTAGTAACCCTATTATAATTAAACCTAATATTTTTTTACTCATATAATTATATCCTTTACCCCTCTCACATTCCTGTTATATATAAAAAATTATATCATGTTATTACTAAATATTTACCTGTTATTTTCTGTAAATTTTATTAAATTTTTAAATAACTTTCTAAAATATTAAATAAAATATAAAAGCTATGAATTTTAAAGAATAAATTCATAGCTTTTATATTTCTAAAGTACCTTTGATAAAAAATCTATAGTTCTAGAATTTTTAGGATTATTAAATATTTCTTCTGGAGTTCCTTCTTCAACTATAACTCCTCCATCCATAAATAAAATTCTATCTCCAACTTCCTTTGCAAATCCCATTTCATGAGTTACAACTACCATAGTCATTCCCTCTTTAGCTAAACCCTTCATAACATTTAAAACTTCTCCAACCATTTCAGGATCTAAAGCTGAAGTAGGTTCATCAAACAACATAACATCTGGTTCCATTGCTAAAGCTCTTGCTATTGCTATTCTTTGCTTTTGTCCTCCTGATAATGATGCTGGGTAAGCAGTAGCTTTACTAGATAGTCCAACTCTTTCCAAAAGATCATATGCTTTTTTTTCTGCATCTACCTTTGAAGATTTCTTAACCTTTAGTGGAGCCATAGTTAAATTTTCTAATACTGTTTTATGAGGAAATAAATTAAATTGTTGAAATACCATGCCCATTTTTTCTCTTATTTTATTTATATTAGCTTTCTTATTTGTAATACTCTTTTCTTCAAATATAATTTCACCATCAGTAGGTTGTTCTAATAGATTTAAGCATCTTAAAAATGTACTTTTTCCAGAGCCTGAAGGCCCAATTACAACAACAACTTCACCTTTTTTAATATGCTCACTAACACCTTTTAAAACTTCATTTTTTCCAAAACTCTTGTGTAAATCATTAACGTGAATCACTTACCTTCAACCTCCTTTCTATATAACTCATTAATCTTCCTAATGAGAAAGTCATAATAAAATAAAATACTGCTGCTATTATAAGTGGCTCAAATCCCAAATAAGTAGCTCCTGTTACAACCTTTGCTGAGAACATAAGCTCTCCAACTCCAATAACAGATGCCATTGAGGATTCCTTAATTATAGTAACAAACTCATTACCTATTGCAGGTAAAATATTTCTAATTGCTTGAGGGATAACAACTAATCTCATAGCCATAGCTTGTGTCATACCTAAACTTCTTGCTGCTTCTAATTGTCCCTTATCCACAGCCTCTATACCAGCTCTTACTATTTCTGAAACATATGCAGCTGAATTTAATGAAATTGCAATTATTGCTGATGCAAAGGCACTTATATCTATATCAAAAATCATTTTTGATCCTGAATAAACCATAAGAATTTGTAATAGCATAGGAGTACCCCTTACTATTTCTATATAAATAGATGCTATTATTTTTAAAGGCTTAAATTTTCCAATATGAATATTTGAGCTCTTCATAAAGAATAAAACTGATCCAAATAAAACTCCGAATAAAACTGTTATAAATGATATTACTAACGTTATCTTTGCACCATCTATAAATACTGGTAAATATTTAGATACAAAACTAAAATCTAAATTCAAAATTGTAACCCCCTTTTTTTATTTAAAAATACCTAACGTATTCTAACTCATAGGTTAATTTTTTTCTGCCTGTTCTGCTGATAAATTATTTGCATCTATAATAAATTTATCTAATTCTCCACTATCTGTAAGTCTCTTTATAGTGTTGTTTACTGATTCAACTAACTTAGGAGAACCTTTTTTAATTCCTACTGCATTTCCACCACTTTCTTCTTCAAATTTAATATCTCCAAGAACTAAGTCTGAATTTGATTTTATAGCCATCTCAGCTACTGGAACCTCAACAATTAACGCATCAACCTTTCCTGTTTTAAGCTCTAATATTAAGTTATTTACATTTGAAAGTTGTTTAAGATCAACATTTTTAATTTTGTCTTGTGCTAATTTAGATTGTGTAGAACCCAATTGAGCACCTATTTTTTTTCCTTCTAAATCTTCTATTTTCTTATACTTGTTCTTGTCCTCTCCTCTAACGACTACTCCATGATGTGAAGTATAGTATATATCTGAAAAATCTATAACCTTTTTTCTTTCTTCATCAGGATTCATTCCTGAAATAACCATATCTATTTTATCTGCTGGAAGGGCTGTAACTAAAGAATCAAATTCCATTTCCTTTATTTCTAATTTAACTCCAATATCCTTTGCTATTTCTTTTGCTAAGTCAATATCAAAACCAACTACAGTATCCTTTCCATCTATCATTGCATGGAATTCATAAGGTGCATAATCTGCACTTAAACCAACTACAAGTTTTCCATTTTCCTTTATGACATCAAGCATGTCCTTTTCAGCTTTATTAGAATCTCCTTTATTTCCACATCCTATTAATCCTACAGCCATAACACTTACCATTGCAGCTCCTAATATTTTCTTTAATATTCCTTTTTTCATTTTTAATATCCCCCTCTTAATAGTTCTATATAAAATTAACTTCTTTCAATTACTGTAGCATAATTATACATTATATCTTTATATTTATGCAATACTTTTTTATAAAAAATTTTTTCTATTTTTTATATTTACAACTTAATATTCATTTTTAAATTATAATCTCTTGATACTTATATTAAATAAACATCTCTATAATAATCTGATTTAACATAATATATTGCTAGTTTTTATTGAAACATTTAATATTCCCTT from Clostridium septicum includes these protein-coding regions:
- a CDS encoding IS6 family transposase encodes the protein MSKTNIKCPRCNSDKLYKFGMNKQAKQKYQCKQCKRQFVLGDGDGRPKLNNPKCPRCGKGTYLHHAYKHYNRYKCNNKKCNHIIVKHHTTNIDTASSELVSGSLSMKGMRFPLHVILTALTLYFLNNSSTRAISQFLMINSGIKVSHVTIASWTNKFAPFFKQKADKFKASLNLQSDDWHADETVVFINGERYYLWLAIDSETRFILAFHLTKSRSSDSAYALVNEAKKFGEPANFITDRLPSYNEAVATLLPNTTHIPVAPMSSDTNNNLIESFNKTFKAWYKTKKGFNSFQKANNLIYLFIFHYNFIRPHGSLNNCTPAEVAGFASDSFAKNSWFSAS
- a CDS encoding MurR/RpiR family transcriptional regulator — translated: MSCIFKIKEGFNSFTNTEKKLAEYILNNSKKVVSLSAQELAKNANISPAAVVRFSKSLGYKGFTALKVDLARNSGENEKEIDITIEPDESTEAIVKKIGKSNTNTIKETLNLINIEKISSAIDILCNAKNIYLFGIGASGLVAIDFQYKLLRINKQVVYQNDPHIQLASSVHIGSGDVALGISYGGESKEVNLGIKKAKENGAKTIAITKYNKNTLSKLGDIVLYLPNEEKELRLGAISSRIAALTLTDILFLGIAREDFYTMEEHLIDTREMIQQLK
- a CDS encoding amino acid ABC transporter ATP-binding protein, encoding MIHVNDLHKSFGKNEVLKGVSEHIKKGEVVVVIGPSGSGKSTFLRCLNLLEQPTDGEIIFEEKSITNKKANINKIREKMGMVFQQFNLFPHKTVLENLTMAPLKVKKSSKVDAEKKAYDLLERVGLSSKATAYPASLSGGQKQRIAIARALAMEPDVMLFDEPTSALDPEMVGEVLNVMKGLAKEGMTMVVVTHEMGFAKEVGDRILFMDGGVIVEEGTPEEIFNNPKNSRTIDFLSKVL
- a CDS encoding amino acid ABC transporter permease yields the protein MLNLDFSFVSKYLPVFIDGAKITLVISFITVLFGVLFGSVLFFMKSSNIHIGKFKPLKIIASIYIEIVRGTPMLLQILMVYSGSKMIFDIDISAFASAIIAISLNSAAYVSEIVRAGIEAVDKGQLEAARSLGMTQAMAMRLVVIPQAIRNILPAIGNEFVTIIKESSMASVIGVGELMFSAKVVTGATYLGFEPLIIAAVFYFIMTFSLGRLMSYIERRLKVSDSR
- a CDS encoding ABC transporter substrate-binding protein gives rise to the protein MKKGILKKILGAAMVSVMAVGLIGCGNKGDSNKAEKDMLDVIKENGKLVVGLSADYAPYEFHAMIDGKDTVVGFDIDLAKEIAKDIGVKLEIKEMEFDSLVTALPADKIDMVISGMNPDEERKKVIDFSDIYYTSHHGVVVRGEDKNKYKKIEDLEGKKIGAQLGSTQSKLAQDKIKNVDLKQLSNVNNLILELKTGKVDALIVEVPVAEMAIKSNSDLVLGDIKFEEESGGNAVGIKKGSPKLVESVNNTIKRLTDSGELDKFIIDANNLSAEQAEKN